AGAGCCTCTGCTCAACAGTATCAGGCTTTATCAGCGGGTGCTTCATGAAGGCTGGCTTCTCAGAAAAAAAACTCTTATTCATTCTGCTTCAGGATCATTTAGTTTGTTTCAGAGTCTTAATTCAATCATAAAAATATAAACAAATTAAAAGTTTTGCTGCAAGCTTTTCAGCCCACAGCACAGAAACTGCTAATTTTCTGGTTTTAGAAGTTAAAGGGCTTGCCTGCGGACTCGAAAGCTCTGTCTTTGTAAATGAGCTCATATAGGACGTTTTCTATCCCTGTGATCGGAGCCCGGATCTGGCGCATGGAATCCCTGTCCCTGATAGTTACAGTTCCATCTCCGAGGGTATCGTAATCTACAGTAACGCAGTAAGGTGTACCAATCTCGTCATTTCTCCTGTAACGGCGCCCGATAGTTCCTGAGTCATCATAATTGACAAGCAGATTCTTTTCCCTGAGTCTTGCAATGATATCTTTTGCGGGATCTGCAAGCTCTTCACGGGTCAGGAGCGGGAGAACTGCAACCTGTATCGGGGCAACTCCACTTGCGAAATGCATTACAAGGCGGGTTTCTTCTTCTCCCTCGGCTTCGGACTCTTTTCCAGCTTCTTCCGTGCCTTTAAGTCCGGATTCGGCAGCCTTCTGAGCCACGTTTTCGTCATCATAGGCATGCTCCATGATGCCGTAGAAGATCCTGTCGATCCCGTAGGAGGGCTCGATTACGTGAGGAATGACATTCTCTCCGCTGACTTTTACAGTCTCTTCTGCAAAATCTACAGCGTCCGAGCTGACTGTTAATTCTTCCCCATCCACAGTAACTTTTATCTCATCTTTTGAAAGCTCCTCTTCGGAGAGCTGTCTTAAGGCGTCTGCAACGGCTTTCGCCTTTCCTTTAAAAACAGGACCGAGCTTGCCCATGTTTGGCTTCACAGTAAAGCGAGTCACCATTTTCGGCTCCTCATATTCTACATATACATAAAGTTCGGTCTTGCTCACTCTTGCATGGGCTTTAAGGTCGTAATCTGCCCTGTCGGCAATTCCTACAATCTCGACCCAGCCGAACCTGTCGGTCTCAATTTCGGCATCCCAACAGTCGACTGCATAGTGTGCCATCTCGTCGGTCAGGTGCTGCCTGAATCTGAGTTTTGCAGGATCAATTCCCACCTTTGTCAGGAATTCATTGGTAAGTGCGATATTGTAGCCCAGAACCTCGTGTGCTATAACTCCAGTTTTTACAGCATCCCTGACCGTCATCCTGAATGATTCGCCTTTTACCTGTCCCTTCTGTGAATAGAG
This region of Methanosarcina flavescens genomic DNA includes:
- the glyS gene encoding glycine--tRNA ligase, which translates into the protein MDKYEKVFELAKRRGFLWNSFELYGGSRGFYDYGPLGSALKRRIEQIWREFYVIQEGFMEIECPTIGIEEVFIASGHVGGFSDPLCECMNCKEAFRADHLVEDVTDAAGTLSAEDLTKVIREKGITCPECGGEFGEAYEFNLMFKTTIGPGTGRQGFLRPETAQGMFVDFQRLSRFYRDKLPFGAVQIGKSYRNEIAPRQGVIRLREFTQAECEIFVDPRNKKHPNFERFADKELVLYSQKGQVKGESFRMTVRDAVKTGVIAHEVLGYNIALTNEFLTKVGIDPAKLRFRQHLTDEMAHYAVDCWDAEIETDRFGWVEIVGIADRADYDLKAHARVSKTELYVYVEYEEPKMVTRFTVKPNMGKLGPVFKGKAKAVADALRQLSEEELSKDEIKVTVDGEELTVSSDAVDFAEETVKVSGENVIPHVIEPSYGIDRIFYGIMEHAYDDENVAQKAAESGLKGTEEAGKESEAEGEEETRLVMHFASGVAPIQVAVLPLLTREELADPAKDIIARLREKNLLVNYDDSGTIGRRYRRNDEIGTPYCVTVDYDTLGDGTVTIRDRDSMRQIRAPITGIENVLYELIYKDRAFESAGKPFNF